A portion of the Melanotaenia boesemani isolate fMelBoe1 chromosome 2, fMelBoe1.pri, whole genome shotgun sequence genome contains these proteins:
- the LOC121650101 gene encoding endogenous retrovirus group PABLB member 1 Env polyprotein-like, translated as MLSFLAARSVGKSNSTHFLNASLPLKFCPWMHDFSFQSIRFHGDFSSNTDHLISKSVMPASSVHAVAAPLCFEMPCFDVSLPLGVSNNCNHTILASCGFLLLDRPPCNDPNYTLRAGESNVNLSWFGLATPSIPYLTLLTPSPEGYSCPTNMVWVCGLRSFLYLPRNWCGRCYLAYLIPHLRVLSDLSEVLSPPHRTKRARISTTNSVFGSIFPHYGTVNNALQIDALAVDLENLTSLVTKGFDALTPELKALRVMTLQNRMALDFLLAEKGGTCKVIGDECCTFIPDMSTNLSSVQDHLRDLLSGMEARDSSGSSSELWSWFQSGGWWHILLAVLGPIFAVLIACWLVAF; from the coding sequence ATGCTATCCTTCCTGGCTGCCAGATCTGTGGGTAAATCTAACAGTACACATTTCCTCAATGCTTCTCTCCCTCTGAAGTTTTGTCCATGGATgcatgatttttcatttcagtctatTAGGTTTCACGGGGACTTCTCCAGCAACACTGATCACCTGATTTCTAAATCTGTGATGCCTGCCAGTTCTGTACATGCAGTGGCTGCTCCGCTGTGTTTTGAGATGCCGTGTTTTGATGTGTCGTTGCCTTTGGGGGTAAGCAATAACTGTAATCACACCATCCTGGCTTCATGTGGGTTTTTACTGCTGGATAGACCTCCCTGTAATGATCCCAACTATACGTTGCGTGCTGGGGAGAGTAATGTAAATTTGTCCTGGTTTGGGTTAGCCACCCCTAGCATTCCCTATTTGACTCTTCTAACTCCATCTCCTGAGGGTTACAGTTGTCCAACTAATATGGTTTGGGTTTGCGGGTTAAGGTCTTTTCTGTATTTGCCTAGAAATTGGTGTGGGAGATGCTATTTAGCTTATCTCATCCCTCACCTCCGTGTGTTGTCAGATCTTTCTGAGGTTCTCTCTCCTCCTCATAGGACTAAACGAGCTCGTATCTCCACCACTAACTCAGTGTTTGGGAGTATTTTTCCACACTATGGTACAGTTAACAATGCTTTGCAGATTGATGCATTAGCTGTAGATTTAGAAAATCTCACTTCTCTGGTTACTAAGGGGTTTGACGCACTAACACCTGAGTTAAAGGCCCTCCGGGTCATGACACTGCAGAATAGGATGgctctggattttctcttagCTGAAAAGGGGGGGACCTGCAAGGTTATAGGGGACGAGTGTTGTACATTCATTCCGGATATGTCTACTAATCTGTCTTCTGTTCAGGATCACCTAAGAGATCTGTTATCTGGGATGGAGGCTCGGGATAGCTCTGGATCTTCTTCTGAGTTATGGTCTTGGTTTCAGTCAGGTGGCTGGTGGCATATCTTGCTCGCAGTCTTAGGCCCTATTTTTGCTGTTCTGATTGCCTGCTGGCTTGTGG